In Cuculus canorus isolate bCucCan1 chromosome 8, bCucCan1.pri, whole genome shotgun sequence, a single genomic region encodes these proteins:
- the SAMD13 gene encoding sterile alpha motif domain-containing protein 13, whose translation MLMVDMENKENGSLDVKNSVENGRPPDPADWAVIDVVNYFRTAGFEEQANAFQEQEIDGKSLLLMTRNDVLTGLSLKLGPALKIYEYHVKPLQTQHLKNNSL comes from the exons ATGCTAATGGTTGacatggaaaacaaggaaaatggcTCTCTGGATGTCAAAAA TTCAGTAGAGAACGGGAGACCTCCGGATCCTGCTGACTGGGCTGTTATTGATGTTGTGAATTACTTCAGAACAGCTGGATTTGAAGAACAAGCCAATGCTTTTCAAGAACAG GAAATTGATGGCAAATCATTACTGTTGATGACAAGAAATGATGTACTGACTGGACTGTCATTAAAACTGGGGCCTGCGCTGAAAATCTATGAATATCACGTAAAACCTCTACAGACACAACATCTAAAGAACAACTCTTTATAG